The following are encoded in a window of Kitasatospora sp. NBC_01250 genomic DNA:
- a CDS encoding alpha/beta fold hydrolase, translating into MTCFTRHGDIEIAYQDLGGAGGDPLLLVMGLAASRFWWPQGLVDELLGQGFHVVAYDQRDAGQSTHLPDRADGSGRRPIGALLRRRAPAYTGEDLADDAIAVLDAVGWSSAHLFGHSMGGLLAQRTAIRHPDRVRSLTSSSAVPSDVSGLAVLRYLRLGTVARFARLRLPEGPDADLAFAELIGRTMAPAGQAFGPEQAAVFRELAAREAAHGVVSFRDPKAQSRQIGATWHGGRLADITAPALILHGGLDPLVRVAAARALAAAIPGARLTTFPTVGHFLPPDSWPAYAAAIRTLASRADLARPAASRGGCYPSACVAAVSNSGSLRMSSKTTVPGPARRSARLRPPQ; encoded by the coding sequence ATGACCTGCTTCACGCGCCACGGTGACATCGAGATCGCCTACCAGGACCTCGGCGGCGCGGGTGGCGACCCGCTGCTGCTGGTGATGGGCCTGGCGGCCTCGCGCTTCTGGTGGCCGCAGGGCCTGGTGGACGAGCTGCTGGGCCAGGGCTTCCACGTGGTGGCCTACGACCAGCGCGACGCGGGCCAGTCCACGCATCTGCCCGACCGGGCCGACGGGTCGGGCAGGCGCCCGATCGGCGCCCTGCTGCGGCGGCGGGCGCCGGCCTACACCGGCGAGGACCTGGCGGACGACGCGATCGCGGTGCTGGACGCCGTCGGCTGGTCCAGTGCCCACCTGTTCGGCCACTCGATGGGCGGCCTGCTGGCCCAGCGGACCGCGATCCGCCACCCCGACCGGGTCCGCAGCCTCACCTCCTCCTCCGCGGTGCCCAGCGACGTCAGCGGCCTCGCCGTGCTGCGCTACCTGCGCCTGGGCACGGTGGCCCGGTTCGCCCGGCTACGCCTCCCCGAGGGGCCGGACGCCGACCTCGCCTTCGCCGAGCTGATCGGCCGCACCATGGCTCCGGCCGGCCAGGCCTTCGGGCCCGAGCAGGCGGCCGTCTTCCGCGAGCTGGCCGCCCGGGAGGCGGCCCACGGGGTGGTCAGCTTCCGTGACCCGAAGGCGCAGAGCCGCCAGATCGGCGCCACCTGGCACGGCGGCCGGCTCGCCGACATCACCGCCCCCGCCCTGATCCTGCACGGCGGCCTCGACCCCCTGGTCCGGGTCGCGGCAGCCCGCGCCCTCGCCGCCGCCATCCCCGGCGCCCGCCTGACCACCTTCCCCACCGTCGGCCACTTCCTGCCCCCCGACAGCTGGCCCGCCTATGCCGCCGCCATCCGCACCCTCGCCAGCCGCGCCGACCTGGCGCGCCCGGCTGCCTCGCGCGGCGGGTGCTACCCCAGCGCCTGCGTCGCCGCGGTCAGCAACTCCGGGAGTTTGCGCATGTCATCGAAGACCACGGTGCCCGGCCCGGCCAGGCGGTCCGCGCGGCTCAGGCCGCCGCAGTAG
- a CDS encoding HAD family hydrolase encodes MIELVIFDCDGVLIDSERLAVRVDAVVLAALGWPMSEEEIVERFVGRSHSSMTADIEAHLGRTLPPDWDAEFKPLYDEAFERELTPVTGIVEALDAIDLPTCVASSSSHARLRRTLGLTGLHERFAGRIFSAEEVTHGKPAPDLFLHAARRMGVDPSACVVVEDSRFGLAAARAAGMRSFGYCGGLSRADRLAGPGTVVFDDMRKLPELLTAATQALG; translated from the coding sequence ATGATCGAACTGGTGATCTTCGACTGTGACGGTGTCCTCATCGACAGCGAGCGGCTGGCGGTCCGGGTGGACGCGGTGGTGCTCGCCGCACTGGGCTGGCCGATGAGCGAGGAGGAGATCGTCGAGCGCTTCGTCGGCCGCTCGCACTCCTCGATGACCGCCGACATCGAGGCACACCTGGGCCGGACCCTGCCGCCCGACTGGGACGCGGAGTTCAAGCCGCTCTACGACGAGGCCTTCGAGCGCGAGCTGACGCCGGTGACCGGCATCGTCGAGGCACTGGACGCCATCGACCTGCCTACCTGCGTGGCCTCCAGCAGCAGCCACGCCCGCCTGCGCCGCACCCTGGGCCTGACCGGCCTCCACGAGCGCTTCGCCGGCCGGATCTTCAGTGCCGAGGAGGTGACCCACGGCAAGCCCGCCCCCGACCTCTTCCTCCACGCGGCCCGCCGGATGGGCGTGGACCCGAGCGCCTGCGTCGTGGTCGAGGACAGCCGCTTCGGCCTCGCCGCCGCCCGCGCCGCCGGCATGCGCTCCTTCGGCTACTGCGGCGGCCTGAGCCGCGCGGACCGCCTGGCCGGGCCGGGCACCGTGGTCTTCGATGACATGCGCAAACTCCCGGAGTTGCTGACCGCGGCGACGCAGGCGCTGGGGTAG
- a CDS encoding phosphotransferase — translation MIEDGESVQGGLSLVRREGESIRRPWRSWSAAVGELLRHLERVGFTGAPRVLGGGPQEGEEVLSLLHGEVGGSPWPPALLADEGVVALGRWLRDYHEAVRDFRPSPQALWAGGDVPWRPGLIMRHGDLGTWNSVWMPDGLVGVIDWDLAVPGEPIDDLAQLAWYSVPLRSPERQRRAGYGPDGAPLARRLRLLCAAYGGVDPAEVLDALVRLQRWETERIARLGPLGVEPWSTFLEREFVPDIEAERSWALARRAELLGEE, via the coding sequence ATGATCGAAGACGGCGAGTCGGTCCAGGGCGGGTTGTCGCTGGTGCGACGCGAGGGGGAGTCCATCCGGCGGCCGTGGCGTTCCTGGAGCGCCGCGGTGGGGGAACTGCTGCGGCACCTGGAACGGGTCGGCTTCACCGGCGCGCCCCGGGTGCTGGGCGGGGGCCCGCAGGAGGGCGAGGAGGTGCTCTCGCTGCTGCACGGTGAGGTCGGCGGCTCGCCGTGGCCGCCGGCGTTGCTCGCCGACGAGGGCGTGGTCGCGCTGGGCCGCTGGCTGCGCGACTACCACGAGGCCGTCCGCGACTTCCGCCCCTCGCCGCAGGCGCTGTGGGCCGGCGGCGACGTGCCGTGGCGACCGGGTCTGATCATGCGTCATGGCGATCTCGGCACCTGGAACTCGGTCTGGATGCCGGACGGGCTGGTCGGCGTCATCGACTGGGACCTCGCCGTCCCCGGTGAGCCCATCGACGACCTGGCCCAACTCGCCTGGTACAGCGTGCCGCTGCGCTCGCCCGAGCGCCAGCGCAGGGCCGGCTACGGCCCGGACGGCGCGCCGCTGGCCCGTCGGCTGCGCCTGCTCTGCGCCGCCTACGGCGGGGTCGACCCGGCCGAGGTGCTGGACGCGCTGGTCCGGCTGCAGCGTTGGGAGACCGAGCGGATCGCCAGGCTTGGCCCGCTCGGAGTGGAGCCCTGGTCGACCTTCCTGGAGCGGGAGTTCGTCCCGGACATCGAGGCGGAGCGCAGCTGGGCGCTGGCCCGCCGGGCCGAGCTGCTGGGCGAGGAGTAG
- a CDS encoding nucleotidyltransferase domain-containing protein produces the protein MSEQLPGGAIELTAEEIDALDARWASCWGPSEVARRLAGIGTPWYVAGGWALDLFHGRQTRAHGDTEIGIPAAGFAEVRERFPGHVFDAVGSGRIWEGAPPQALAAVHQTWLRDPATGDYLLDVFREPHDGDTWICRRDETIRLPYRDVIRRTPDGVPYLAPELVLLFKAKGDRPQDQADFEAAVPQLTPAQRATLADLLARVHPGHRWLAQL, from the coding sequence GTGAGCGAGCAACTGCCCGGCGGCGCCATCGAGCTGACGGCCGAGGAGATCGATGCCCTGGACGCCAGGTGGGCATCCTGCTGGGGCCCGAGCGAGGTCGCCCGGCGGCTGGCCGGGATCGGCACGCCCTGGTACGTGGCCGGGGGCTGGGCGCTGGACCTGTTCCACGGCAGGCAGACCCGCGCGCACGGCGACACCGAGATCGGGATTCCGGCCGCGGGCTTCGCCGAGGTCCGGGAGCGGTTCCCCGGTCACGTCTTCGACGCGGTGGGCAGCGGCCGGATCTGGGAGGGCGCCCCGCCACAGGCGCTGGCCGCCGTCCATCAGACCTGGCTGCGCGATCCGGCCACCGGCGACTACCTGCTCGACGTGTTCCGCGAGCCCCACGACGGCGACACCTGGATCTGCCGACGCGACGAGACGATCCGGCTCCCCTACCGCGACGTCATCCGCCGCACCCCGGACGGCGTCCCGTACCTGGCCCCCGAGCTGGTCCTGCTGTTCAAGGCCAAGGGCGACCGCCCGCAGGACCAGGCGGACTTCGAGGCGGCCGTCCCACAGCTGACCCCGGCCCAGCGCGCGACCCTGGCCGACCTGCTCGCCCGCGTGCACCCGGGCCACCGCTGGCTCGCGCAGCTGTAG
- a CDS encoding chloramphenicol phosphotransferase CPT family protein → MAATQTGGLIIFLNGTSSSGKSSIAKELLTVLDETFFHFPVDAFHAMRARKEWTPDELSTVLRHTWTGFHRAVAGMAAGGNNVVVDHLLSEPWRLDDCLDVFDPANVVLVGVHCPLEELERRERARGDRPSGLAARQIGPVHAHGSYDVECDTRISSPRDCAEQIKAFLPHRPTPTTFERLRSARLQAR, encoded by the coding sequence GTGGCGGCCACGCAGACCGGCGGACTGATCATCTTCTTGAACGGAACGTCGAGTTCCGGCAAGTCGAGCATCGCGAAGGAACTGCTCACGGTCCTGGACGAAACGTTCTTCCACTTCCCCGTGGACGCCTTCCACGCGATGCGCGCCCGCAAGGAGTGGACCCCCGACGAGCTGAGCACCGTCCTCCGGCACACCTGGACGGGCTTCCACCGCGCGGTGGCCGGGATGGCCGCGGGGGGCAACAACGTCGTGGTGGACCACCTCCTCAGCGAGCCCTGGCGGCTCGACGACTGTCTCGACGTCTTCGATCCCGCGAATGTCGTCCTGGTCGGCGTGCACTGCCCGCTGGAGGAGCTGGAACGCCGCGAGCGGGCCCGCGGCGACCGGCCGTCCGGGCTGGCCGCCCGCCAGATCGGCCCGGTCCACGCCCACGGCAGCTACGACGTCGAGTGCGACACCAGGATCAGCAGCCCCCGCGACTGCGCCGAGCAGATCAAGGCCTTCCTGCCGCACCGCCCCACCCCCACCACCTTCGAACGGCTGCGCTCGGCCCGGCTCCAGGCACGCTGA
- a CDS encoding CYTH and CHAD domain-containing protein — MATVHREDQSFFEGAAGRRLRSRGLPGVAAVEAAPPQHLVDVYYDTADLRLLRRGGTLRCRTSGGEPGWRLTVPGADGEPREITVPLDAGAPGAVPARLAVLVRARTRGRELVAVARLRTVRSRVLLLDRRGRTLAELLGERVSAKALPKGRLAGGRRTWARTGLTLVAGGDELRAAVARVLRGQGLRPAATGAEGAEGAGGAGGAERAGLAELARLLRAESGGEGGGGGGGATAAALAAYLRRHTERLVALDLAVRLDEPDAVHQMRISQRRLRSALTAHRGLLRRRRTDRLGEELRWLGGLLGRARDAEVTGARLAAQAAELTAPADDQELRALLERWFSHRYRQAHTEVLAVLDGPRYRRLLDSLERFAERPPLREQAATGRSVARRTLRRECRRTGRRLRTAFAQSPGDRRDEAVHQARKAAKRARYAAECLYPALGARGRRLADDLKAIQQPLGRYQDAVVAEQTILLVAAEARRLGQDTFGYGVLYGAQRDHAEADLAAAGRAWASVGRG, encoded by the coding sequence ATGGCCACTGTGCACCGAGAGGACCAGTCCTTCTTCGAGGGCGCGGCCGGTCGCCGGCTGAGGTCGCGCGGGCTGCCCGGCGTCGCCGCCGTCGAGGCCGCGCCGCCGCAGCACCTGGTCGACGTCTACTACGACACCGCCGACCTGCGCCTGCTGCGCCGGGGCGGCACGCTGCGCTGTCGCACCAGCGGCGGCGAGCCGGGGTGGCGGCTGACGGTGCCGGGCGCGGACGGCGAGCCCCGGGAGATCACGGTGCCGCTGGACGCGGGCGCGCCGGGCGCCGTGCCCGCCCGGCTGGCGGTGCTGGTGCGGGCCCGCACCCGGGGGCGGGAGCTGGTCGCGGTGGCCCGGCTGCGGACCGTCCGCAGCCGGGTGCTGCTGCTCGACCGCCGTGGCCGCACGCTGGCCGAACTGCTCGGGGAGCGGGTGTCGGCCAAGGCCCTGCCCAAGGGGCGGCTGGCCGGGGGCAGGCGGACCTGGGCCCGGACCGGGCTCACGCTGGTGGCCGGGGGCGACGAGCTGCGGGCGGCGGTCGCGCGGGTGTTGCGCGGGCAGGGCCTGCGGCCCGCCGCGACCGGTGCCGAGGGCGCTGAGGGGGCTGGGGGCGCTGGGGGTGCCGAACGCGCCGGGCTCGCCGAACTCGCCCGGCTGTTGCGGGCGGAGAGCGGTGGCGAGGGCGGGGGCGGGGGCGGTGGGGCGACCGCCGCGGCGCTGGCGGCGTACCTGCGCCGGCACACCGAGCGGCTGGTTGCCCTCGATCTGGCCGTCCGGCTCGACGAGCCGGATGCCGTGCACCAGATGCGGATCAGCCAGCGGCGGCTGCGCAGCGCCCTGACCGCCCACCGCGGACTGCTGCGCAGGCGGCGCACCGACCGGCTGGGCGAAGAGCTGCGCTGGCTCGGCGGCCTGCTCGGCCGGGCCCGGGACGCAGAGGTCACCGGTGCCCGACTGGCAGCTCAGGCCGCGGAGTTGACCGCGCCGGCGGACGACCAGGAGCTGCGCGCCCTGCTGGAACGCTGGTTCAGCCACCGCTACCGTCAGGCGCACACGGAGGTGCTCGCGGTGCTGGACGGCCCGCGTTACCGCCGCTTGCTGGACAGCCTGGAGCGCTTCGCCGAGCGGCCCCCGCTGCGCGAGCAAGCGGCGACCGGGCGTTCGGTGGCCCGGCGGACGCTGCGCCGCGAGTGCCGGCGCACCGGACGCCGGCTGCGCACCGCCTTCGCCCAGTCGCCCGGCGACCGGCGGGACGAGGCCGTGCACCAGGCCCGCAAGGCGGCCAAGCGGGCCCGGTACGCCGCCGAGTGCCTCTATCCCGCGCTCGGGGCTCGTGGACGGCGGCTGGCGGACGACCTGAAGGCGATCCAGCAGCCGCTGGGGCGCTACCAGGACGCGGTGGTCGCGGAGCAGACGATCCTGCTGGTCGCGGCCGAGGCCCGGCGGCTGGGCCAGGACACCTTCGGCTACGGCGTGCTGTACGGCGCCCAGCGCGACCACGCCGAGGCGGACCTGGCGGCGGCGGGCCGCGCCTGGGCGAGCGTCGGGCGCGGCTGA
- a CDS encoding transcriptional regulator has protein sequence MIPELDPVIHAQARLRVTVALAALAPDDRITFPRLQQLLAMTAGNLSTHLRKLEDAGYVEITKTHARRTPVTQVALTATGRTAFETYTATLRSLLGP, from the coding sequence GTGATCCCCGAGCTGGATCCGGTCATCCACGCCCAGGCCCGCCTGCGCGTCACGGTCGCGCTGGCCGCGCTCGCACCCGACGACCGGATCACCTTCCCGCGGCTGCAACAACTCCTGGCCATGACCGCGGGCAACCTCTCCACCCACCTGCGCAAGCTCGAAGACGCCGGATACGTCGAGATCACCAAGACCCACGCCCGCCGCACCCCGGTCACCCAGGTCGCCCTGACCGCCACCGGTCGCACGGCCTTCGAGACCTACACCGCGACGCTGCGCTCGCTGCTCGGCCCCTGA
- a CDS encoding MBL fold metallo-hydrolase, whose translation MASSWLDFTLGAPVAGAPEPAWIHGSPSVRRNTDPPIQVHAHDRHTYLLRQNKAVHYEAPFLYLFLGNERALLLDTGATADAARFPLRATVDALLADWLAENPRADYALVVAHTHAHGDHTAGDPQFADRPHTTVAGTGADEVRAFFGFSAWPEQVVEFDLGGRVLEVTGCPGHHPSSIAVYDPWSGFLLTGDTVYPGRLYVQDFPAFLASLDRLVEFGRQRPVTRVLGCHIEMTRRPGRDYPTGCRYQPDEPPLAFTMAQLSAIRDAAHEVADRPGTHRRDDFVLWHGSPASAQYRQLARLLGDRLRNRVRTLRGVPSGTR comes from the coding sequence ATGGCTTCCTCGTGGCTCGACTTCACCCTCGGCGCTCCGGTCGCAGGGGCCCCGGAACCGGCGTGGATCCACGGCTCGCCCTCCGTGCGTCGCAACACCGACCCGCCGATCCAGGTCCACGCCCACGACCGGCACACCTATCTGCTCCGGCAGAACAAGGCCGTGCACTACGAGGCGCCGTTCCTCTACCTCTTCCTGGGCAACGAACGGGCGCTGCTGCTCGACACCGGGGCGACCGCCGATGCCGCCAGGTTCCCGCTGCGCGCCACGGTGGACGCCCTGTTGGCCGACTGGCTGGCCGAAAATCCGCGCGCGGACTACGCGTTGGTGGTCGCCCACACGCACGCCCACGGCGACCACACGGCCGGTGATCCGCAGTTCGCGGACCGGCCGCACACCACCGTGGCGGGTACCGGGGCCGACGAGGTGCGGGCCTTCTTCGGCTTCTCCGCCTGGCCCGAGCAGGTGGTCGAATTCGACCTGGGCGGACGGGTGTTGGAGGTCACCGGCTGTCCGGGGCACCATCCGTCCTCGATCGCGGTCTACGACCCGTGGAGCGGGTTCCTGCTCACCGGTGACACGGTCTACCCGGGGCGGCTGTACGTGCAGGACTTCCCCGCGTTCCTCGCCAGCCTCGACCGGCTCGTCGAGTTCGGCCGGCAGCGGCCGGTGACCCGGGTGCTCGGCTGCCACATCGAGATGACCCGGCGACCGGGCCGGGACTACCCGACCGGCTGCCGGTACCAGCCCGACGAGCCGCCGCTGGCGTTCACCATGGCCCAGTTGTCGGCGATCCGGGACGCCGCGCACGAGGTCGCCGACCGCCCGGGCACGCACCGTCGGGACGACTTCGTCCTCTGGCACGGTTCGCCGGCGAGCGCGCAGTACCGGCAACTGGCCAGGCTCCTGGGGGATCGGCTGCGCAACCGGGTGCGGACGCTCCGGGGGGTGCCGAGCGGTACCAGGTAA
- a CDS encoding GNAT family N-acetyltransferase, which translates to MTAVGVSGLVRMWIDGWVVSRGASDPAVEPWGWTIDVGLTGHVARHVLPEPTAAQVGELVAVTSAPGTWLKLFADDDTVRPWVTPDWRLDAPAFLMSCPLGAERVRLPAGYVRTSWTRGDVVRVLIRTTDGQLAARGQLAVAGRVGVPDQIETAPAHRRRGLGAVVMRTLQHAAHQAGAETGVLVASSAGRALYTTLGWTTRAPMASLCFAPPAAAG; encoded by the coding sequence ATGACGGCCGTCGGCGTCAGTGGGCTCGTGCGGATGTGGATCGACGGCTGGGTGGTCTCGCGCGGCGCCTCGGATCCGGCCGTCGAGCCCTGGGGCTGGACCATCGACGTCGGGCTGACCGGGCACGTCGCGCGGCACGTGCTGCCGGAGCCGACCGCGGCCCAGGTCGGCGAGCTCGTGGCCGTGACCAGTGCCCCCGGCACCTGGCTCAAGCTCTTCGCCGACGACGACACCGTCCGGCCCTGGGTCACCCCGGACTGGCGGCTGGACGCCCCGGCCTTCCTGATGAGCTGTCCGCTCGGCGCCGAGCGGGTCCGGTTGCCGGCCGGCTACGTCCGCACCAGCTGGACGCGCGGGGATGTCGTCCGGGTGCTGATCCGCACCACCGACGGGCAGCTCGCCGCCCGCGGCCAACTCGCCGTGGCGGGCCGGGTCGGCGTGCCGGACCAGATCGAGACCGCGCCCGCCCATCGGCGCAGGGGGCTGGGCGCCGTGGTGATGCGCACCCTCCAGCACGCCGCCCACCAGGCCGGTGCTGAGACCGGCGTCCTGGTCGCCAGCTCGGCGGGCCGGGCGCTCTACACCACCCTCGGCTGGACCACCCGCGCCCCGATGGCGAGCCTCTGCTTCGCACCGCCGGCCGCCGCCGGTTGA
- a CDS encoding NUDIX hydrolase → MTTMAIRPEEFAATLPRHVVSAGVLLTDPAGRILMLHQAHAYPGHPAWWQIPGGLADAGEQPNVTAVRETYEETGLLLPGTLPLLAVDYRAPADGWPAVVDFCFDGGTVGAGETAVPAVELSAEHDDFAWREFEQWQPCLQPEQRPWFAAVWRARTRGAVLFLNDGQQPTA, encoded by the coding sequence ATGACGACCATGGCCATACGGCCCGAGGAGTTCGCCGCCACCCTGCCCCGGCACGTGGTGTCCGCCGGGGTGCTGCTCACCGATCCGGCCGGCCGGATCCTGATGCTCCATCAGGCCCACGCCTACCCGGGGCATCCGGCGTGGTGGCAGATCCCGGGCGGCCTGGCCGACGCGGGCGAGCAGCCCAACGTGACGGCGGTCCGCGAGACGTACGAGGAGACGGGCCTCCTGCTGCCGGGCACGTTGCCGCTGCTCGCCGTCGACTACCGTGCACCGGCGGATGGTTGGCCCGCGGTGGTGGACTTCTGCTTCGACGGCGGAACCGTGGGCGCGGGCGAGACAGCGGTCCCGGCCGTCGAACTGAGCGCCGAGCACGACGACTTCGCCTGGCGCGAGTTCGAGCAGTGGCAGCCCTGTCTCCAGCCCGAGCAGCGGCCCTGGTTCGCCGCCGTCTGGCGCGCCCGCACCCGTGGCGCGGTGCTCTTCCTCAACGACGGGCAGCAGCCCACGGCGTAG
- a CDS encoding MFS transporter — translation MDPAARRKKLALGTLCITMFMSMLDNVIVNNALPRIGEQLHTGVSGLQWVVEGYSLIYAGLLLTGGSLGDRYGRTRVFKIGLALFTLGSAAAALSNSIGLLVAARMLQGVGAALLAPGSLSILRHVFTDDTERAKAIGTWSAFSSLGLAVGPVLGGPMVQHLGWASVFWINVPIGVLGLVMASRVLPELATWAKRLDLPGQALSAVGLGALVYTLVEGPARGWTDGVVLGCAAGAVVALTAFVVVELRTTDPMLDLHFFKDRVLTGAVVSGFMISFGVFGTSFFLPLLMQGIMGWTPSSAGLAGLPMTAMLIVAAPLSGRMTARKGPRIPIVVGLALCAVALGGLSLYDGHAHYVAYLWVLFVLGFGMGMTFTPVSIAVMMRVPPTKAGMASATVNTLRELGGVVGVAVLGAILTSRLSAVLAAPLGRLGVPSGARHDIANAVTNSGAGQASALPPAIHTVVDNGFVEALHLSLRCGAAGLAVATLVVAYLLRPAPFPAAPPAAEPTQQDAPAHT, via the coding sequence ATGGACCCGGCTGCCCGGCGTAAGAAGCTCGCCCTTGGCACGCTGTGCATCACCATGTTCATGTCGATGCTCGACAACGTCATCGTCAACAACGCGTTGCCCCGCATCGGGGAGCAACTGCACACCGGCGTCAGCGGCCTGCAATGGGTGGTCGAGGGCTACAGCCTCATCTACGCCGGCCTGCTGCTCACCGGCGGTTCGCTCGGCGACCGCTACGGCCGTACCCGGGTCTTCAAGATCGGCCTGGCCCTGTTCACGCTCGGCTCGGCGGCGGCCGCGCTCTCCAACTCGATCGGCCTGCTGGTCGCGGCCCGGATGCTGCAGGGCGTCGGCGCCGCGCTCCTCGCGCCGGGCAGCCTGTCGATCCTGCGGCACGTCTTCACCGACGACACCGAGCGGGCCAAGGCGATCGGCACCTGGTCCGCCTTCTCCTCGCTGGGCCTGGCCGTCGGCCCGGTCCTCGGCGGGCCGATGGTCCAGCACCTCGGCTGGGCCAGCGTCTTCTGGATCAACGTGCCGATCGGCGTGCTGGGCCTGGTGATGGCCTCCCGGGTGCTGCCCGAGCTCGCGACCTGGGCCAAGCGCCTGGACCTGCCCGGTCAGGCCCTCTCCGCGGTGGGGCTCGGCGCCCTGGTCTACACGCTGGTCGAAGGCCCCGCCCGCGGCTGGACCGACGGCGTCGTGCTGGGCTGCGCGGCCGGCGCGGTGGTGGCCCTGACGGCCTTCGTCGTGGTCGAGCTGCGCACCACCGACCCGATGCTCGACCTGCACTTCTTCAAGGACCGGGTGCTCACCGGCGCGGTGGTCAGTGGCTTCATGATCAGCTTCGGCGTCTTCGGCACCTCGTTCTTCCTGCCGCTGCTCATGCAGGGCATCATGGGCTGGACCCCGTCGAGCGCTGGGCTGGCGGGCCTGCCGATGACCGCGATGCTGATCGTCGCCGCACCGCTGTCGGGCCGGATGACGGCCCGCAAGGGCCCCCGGATCCCCATCGTGGTCGGGCTCGCACTGTGCGCGGTGGCGCTCGGCGGCCTGTCGCTCTACGACGGCCACGCCCACTACGTCGCGTACCTGTGGGTGCTGTTCGTGCTGGGCTTCGGGATGGGCATGACCTTCACGCCGGTCTCCATCGCGGTCATGATGCGCGTCCCCCCGACCAAGGCGGGCATGGCCTCCGCGACCGTCAACACGCTGCGCGAACTCGGCGGCGTGGTCGGCGTCGCAGTGCTGGGCGCCATCCTCACCAGCCGCCTCAGCGCGGTGCTGGCCGCACCGCTGGGCCGGCTCGGGGTGCCCTCCGGCGCCCGGCACGACATCGCCAACGCGGTCACCAACTCCGGTGCGGGCCAGGCCTCCGCCCTGCCGCCGGCGATCCACACGGTGGTCGACAACGGATTCGTGGAGGCGCTCCACCTCTCGCTGCGCTGCGGCGCCGCCGGGCTGGCGGTCGCGACCCTGGTGGTCGCCTACCTGCTGCGCCCGGCGCCGTTCCCCGCCGCGCCCCCGGCCGCCGAGCCGACGCAACAGGACGCCCCGGCGCACACCTGA
- a CDS encoding TetR/AcrR family transcriptional regulator produces the protein MAGERTDEHPPQPGLTRDALAQAALCVLEREGINGLSMRKVATELGVKAASLYWHVRNKEELLDLLTDALMADAEPPLRQGDWREQLREYCLRHRRLLLSRRDAAKVVAGRFALGPHLLGLMEDQLDRLRAAGFADADAALCTYLLGAYVQGFVLQEQTPISASEAMGTSRAEVATAVSAQLRGLPEETFPNLVALADDLTTPNMDERFAFGLERLIDGLAALLAQARPSEAVPEVPV, from the coding sequence GTGGCGGGCGAAAGAACAGACGAACACCCCCCGCAGCCGGGGCTGACCCGGGATGCGCTGGCCCAGGCGGCCCTGTGCGTCCTGGAGCGCGAGGGCATCAACGGGCTGTCCATGCGCAAGGTCGCCACCGAGCTGGGGGTCAAGGCGGCCTCCCTCTACTGGCACGTCCGCAACAAGGAGGAGCTGCTCGACCTGCTCACCGACGCGCTGATGGCCGACGCCGAGCCGCCGCTGCGCCAGGGCGACTGGCGCGAGCAGCTGCGCGAGTACTGCCTGCGCCACCGCCGGCTGCTGCTCTCCCGGCGCGACGCCGCCAAGGTCGTGGCCGGCCGCTTCGCCCTGGGGCCGCACCTGCTGGGCCTGATGGAGGACCAGCTGGACCGGCTGCGGGCCGCCGGCTTCGCCGATGCCGACGCGGCGCTCTGCACCTACCTGCTGGGCGCCTACGTCCAGGGCTTCGTCCTCCAGGAGCAGACCCCGATCTCCGCCTCCGAGGCCATGGGCACCAGTCGCGCCGAGGTCGCCACCGCCGTCAGCGCACAGTTGCGCGGCCTGCCCGAGGAGACCTTCCCCAACCTGGTCGCCCTCGCCGACGACCTCACCACCCCGAACATGGACGAGCGCTTCGCCTTCGGCCTGGAACGCCTCATCGACGGACTGGCCGCCCTGCTCGCCCAGGCGCGCCCGAGCGAGGCCGTCCCCGAAGTGCCCGTCTGA